In Erpetoichthys calabaricus chromosome 4, fErpCal1.3, whole genome shotgun sequence, one genomic interval encodes:
- the LOC114651384 gene encoding 5-hydroxytryptamine receptor 1F-like, producing the protein MNADSHQSMDFYNCTNGNCSSEELAKGPTSKILISLTLSVLAVLTTAINSLVIAAIIVTRKLHHPANYLICSLAVTDFLVAILVMPFSIVYIVKESWIMGQVACNIWLSVDITCCTCSILHLSAIALDRYRAITDAVEYSRKRTPKRAAIMISIVWIISIFISMPPLFWRHQSNNRDDECLIKHNHIVFTIYSTFGAFYIPLTLILILYYKIYKAAKTLYHKRNASRIAKEEANGNGPPEAADRGSKNPSNLCIPEKSFSEPSTEGEKIHITIRSPKMESRREKSWRRQKISGTREKKAATTLGLILGAFVICWLPFFLKEVIVNICASCYISAEMSDFLTWLGYLNSLINPLIYTIFNEDFKKAFQRLVKCGQYL; encoded by the coding sequence ATGAATGCAGATTCTCATCAAAGCATGGATTTTTACAACTGTACTAATGGCAACTGCTCATCAGAAGAACTTGCCAAAGGGCCAACCAGTAAAATTTTGATTTCTTTGACTCTTTCAGTGCTAGCAGTTCTGACAACTGCTATCAACTCTCTTGTAATCGCTGCCATCATTGTTACAAGAAAACTTCACCACCCAGCCAACTATTTGATATGCTCCTTGGCTGTGACAGACTTCCTTGTGGCTATCCTGGTGATGCCATTCAGCATTGTGTATATTGTGAAAGAGTCTTGGATAATGGGCCAAGTTGCATGCAACATCTGGCTGAGCGTTGACATAACTTGTTGCACCTGCTCTATTCTGCATCTATCTGCTATAGCCTTGGACCGGTACAGGGCAATTACTGATGCTGTGGAATATTCTAGGAAAAGGACTCCAAAGCGTGCAGCGATAATGATCTCCATTGTCTGGATCATATCTATTTTTATCTCTATGCCTCCACTCTTTTGGAGGCATCAGTCAAACAACAGAGATGATGAATGTCTTATTAAGCACAATCACATTGTATTCACCATTTACTCAACCTTTGGGGCCTTTTATATCCCCTTGACCTTAATTCTTAttctttattacaaaatatacaaggcaGCCAAAACCCTCTACCACAAGCGTAATGCCAGTCGGATTGCCAAGGAGGAGGCAAATGGAAATGGTCCACCTGAGGCTGCAGACCGAGGTTCCAAAAATCCCTCCAACCTGTGTATCCCAGAAAAGTCCTTTTCTGAACCTTCCACAGAAGGTGAGAAGATTCATATCACAATCAGGAGTCCTAAAATGGAATCAAGGAGGGAAAAGTCATGGAGAAGGCAAAAGATTTCTGGTACAAGAGAGAAGAAAGCGGCCACCACTTTGGGTTTGATCCTGGGGGCATTTGTCATATGCTGGCTGCCCTTCTTTTTGAAGGAAGTTATTGTGAACATCTGTGCATCGTGCTACATCTCAGCGGAGATGTCAGATTTTTTGACTTGGCTGGGCTACCTCAATTCACTTATCAACCCTCTTATTTATACAATCTTTAATGAGGATTTTAAGAAAGCTTTTCAGAGACTTGTCAAGTGTGGCCAGTACCTTTAG